From the genome of Cedecea lapagei, one region includes:
- a CDS encoding cytochrome b, producing MSYLPTEAAPPRKRYDAFSMALHWITAFCVIFLFASAHIWEALERGTPLRKGLQSLHISFGILLGAVMVVRLVWRISAAFSPSRKLEKVPMPGAFRLAAHATHGVLYILLLTQATLGFLFRWAQGEPFWFFNLFEVPDVFNIDPTLRHTLAMLHNNVAWALILLAGAHAAAALLHHYVLRDGTLRRMLPACKGNSR from the coding sequence ATGAGTTACCTGCCCACCGAAGCTGCGCCGCCCCGCAAGCGCTACGACGCCTTTAGCATGGCCCTGCACTGGATCACCGCCTTCTGCGTGATATTTTTGTTCGCCAGCGCACACATCTGGGAAGCCCTTGAACGCGGAACCCCGCTGCGTAAAGGCCTGCAGTCACTGCACATCTCGTTCGGCATTTTGCTTGGCGCGGTGATGGTAGTCCGGCTGGTCTGGCGCATCAGCGCCGCTTTTTCACCGTCGAGAAAGCTTGAAAAAGTGCCGATGCCGGGCGCATTTCGCCTCGCCGCCCATGCTACCCACGGCGTGCTCTATATCCTGCTGCTGACGCAGGCCACGCTTGGCTTCCTGTTCCGCTGGGCGCAGGGCGAGCCGTTCTGGTTCTTCAACCTCTTTGAGGTCCCGGACGTATTTAACATCGATCCTACGCTGCGCCATACCCTGGCGATGCTGCACAACAATGTGGCCTGGGCTCTGATCCTGCTGGCCGGAGCGCATGCCGCTGCTGCCCTGCTTCACCACTATGTTCTGCGTGACGGCACGCTACGCCGCATGCTCCCCGCCTGCAAAGGCAACTCTCGCTAA
- a CDS encoding tetratricopeptide repeat protein: protein MNTHSPRKLLPLLCLVASGLFYSAAASAMGDDDAKTPDCPKGQVYDSKTKTCTVEKSSMLSDGDKTQYAYHLAKSGRYQEALNLLDTLQQPNTREAWNYRGYATRKLGRTDEGIGYYQRSIALDPHYAKVREYLGEAWMIKGRPDLAKAQLSTIKTLCGTGCEEYRDLKAAIDGHPES from the coding sequence ATGAACACGCATTCACCTCGTAAACTGCTGCCTCTGCTGTGCCTGGTTGCCAGCGGGCTTTTCTATTCCGCCGCCGCCAGCGCCATGGGCGACGATGACGCTAAAACGCCGGACTGCCCGAAAGGTCAGGTGTACGACAGCAAAACGAAAACCTGCACGGTGGAAAAGAGCAGCATGTTGAGCGACGGCGATAAAACGCAATATGCTTACCATCTGGCAAAATCCGGCCGCTACCAGGAGGCATTAAACCTGCTGGATACCCTGCAGCAGCCCAACACGCGTGAAGCCTGGAATTATCGGGGTTACGCCACAAGAAAATTGGGGCGCACCGACGAAGGAATCGGCTATTATCAGCGTTCCATCGCCCTGGACCCGCACTATGCCAAAGTGCGCGAATACCTCGGTGAAGCGTGGATGATTAAGGGCCGCCCTGACCTGGCGAAAGCCCAGTTGTCTACCATTAAAACGCTCTGCGGAACCGGCTGCGAGGAGTATCGCGATTTAAAAGCCGCCATTGACGGGCACCCGGAGTCCTGA
- a CDS encoding sigma-70 family RNA polymerase sigma factor: MTGTRSPETEDIKITVNEVRLQLAQHLARLWRYGMVLSRNRDVAEDLVQSTCVRALERCSQFQSGTRIDRWLFAILYSIWINEIRALRVRQGQGFVDSDELSQLADSESTEDKHQYHALLMQVSELPEAQRNTVFLVYVEGFTYQEAADTLAIPIGTVMSRLAAARLTLAKHLMPTMKKELK; the protein is encoded by the coding sequence TTGACGGGCACCCGGAGTCCTGAGACTGAGGACATAAAAATCACCGTCAACGAAGTTCGGTTACAGCTGGCACAGCACCTTGCCCGCCTCTGGCGTTACGGCATGGTGCTGTCCCGCAATCGCGACGTGGCTGAAGATTTGGTTCAGTCCACCTGCGTGCGCGCTCTGGAGCGCTGCAGCCAGTTTCAGTCCGGCACCCGGATCGACCGCTGGCTATTTGCGATTTTGTACTCTATCTGGATCAACGAAATTCGCGCCCTGCGCGTTCGCCAGGGGCAAGGCTTTGTCGACAGTGACGAACTCAGTCAGCTGGCAGACAGCGAAAGTACCGAAGACAAACATCAGTATCACGCCCTACTGATGCAGGTCAGCGAGTTGCCTGAAGCCCAGCGCAATACCGTGTTTTTGGTTTATGTTGAAGGTTTTACCTACCAGGAAGCCGCCGACACGCTGGCGATCCCCATTGGCACCGTGATGAGCCGCCTGGCCGCCGCACGCCTGACGCTGGCAAAACACCTGATGCCTACGATGAAGAAGGAGCTCAAATGA